From the genome of Pseudomonas migulae:
TCGTCACCGGCGGCGGCCGGGCGATTATCCCAGGCGAAGCTCAGATCCAGACGCAGGCACTGTCGGATGCCTCGCTCCCAGTCGTAGGCACCAATCACGGTGTCGACTTCCAGGCCCTCGATAAACACTCTGTCCAAGCACTCTTCTCCACTGCACGACAAGGGCGCAATGCGCCGTTAGAATCAGGGCGTCCTCGCCCGGAATAGTTAGCATGTTTTGGTTACTGGCGACCTTCGCCTACCTGCTCGGCTCTCTGTCCTTCGCCATTTTGCTCAGCCGCCTGACCGGTAACCCGGATCCGCGAATGAGTGGCTCGGGCAATGCCGGCGCCACCAACATGTTACGCCTGGCCGGCAAGAAGCTCGCCATCCTGACCCTCATCGGCGACCTCTGCAAAGGCCTGCTGCCGGTGTTGATCGCAGGCATTGCGGGCCTTTCGCTGCAAGAACAGGCCTGGATCGGCGTTTGCGCCGTCATCGGTCACCTGTTCCCTCTGTACTTTCGCTTTCGCGGCGGCAAGGGTGTCGCCACGGCCGCTGGCATGTTGCTGGGTCTTTACCCGCCTGCTGCCCTGCTGGCGGTCTGCGCGTGGCTG
Proteins encoded in this window:
- the plsY gene encoding glycerol-3-phosphate 1-O-acyltransferase PlsY, translated to MFWLLATFAYLLGSLSFAILLSRLTGNPDPRMSGSGNAGATNMLRLAGKKLAILTLIGDLCKGLLPVLIAGIAGLSLQEQAWIGVCAVIGHLFPLYFRFRGGKGVATAAGMLLGLYPPAALLAVCAWLLTFFLTRTSSLAALIATPLTLPLLAWQEPAALLPMSALTGLIVWRHRGNLRDLFAGRERHF